From the genome of Tachypleus tridentatus isolate NWPU-2018 chromosome 6, ASM421037v1, whole genome shotgun sequence:
CTGGTTATAATGGATATCATGATTCAGAAAATTTGAACAAGAAGTGGAAAAGTGAAAAGATTCTTTGATGATGGAAATATGTTGGAGTCATTCAACAGCTCAATGAATGTAAGTTAGAACATAAgtacttcttttatttttagttaaaacttTAATCTTTATCAAATGTAATACCACAAGCACTTTTAAGAAGTCTTTATCAAGTAGAATACCATGTGAAAAAAGTCTTTTGAAAGTTTGTAGTTTCTTTGAACCTCAATCTATATGTGAAGTGTTAATTTGAGAAATGTTCACTTGATTATACTAATACTTGTAATGagcttaaaactatatttagtttCAGTTCTCTCACTACCATTCTAATCAACAAATAATTCACCTGAGAACTTATAGTTAGTTTCTTTAAAAACCTGTACaatgaaaaaatgtttacaatCATCCACCATTATTTCAAGTTTTGATGGCACATAATTTTTCATaactacttttaactttttacagaaaaacaaacagtgtttatATGTCCACACACAAGTTTATATGATCATAGTTCCATCTTTTTTATAACTCTGTCCAGCAACAATAAAGTTGAGTTGCAACTGTGTTTATTTAGCTCTTGTGAACTGACAAAACCCCAACCACACTTATTACATACAGCTGGTATGCAATCTGCATGAATCTTCATATGATTGATCAATGTGTATTTTGATGTGAAATTTTTTTCACACTCAGTACATTTAAAGGGTTTCTGATTCTTTGAATGTGTCCGTAGGTGATACTGGAGGTTACAAGCTTGGGTGTATCGTTTACCGCAGAAGTGGCACCAATACTGAGCCTCACCATCATGTATACTTCCGAGATGATCTTGAAGTTTTGTACCAGTTTTGAACCTTTTCCCACATATAATGCATGGATAATTTCTGATGTCTAAGTGAACTCTTCTGTAGTGATGgtttacatttgtaataagttTACCACAAGTACCACAGGGCTTTTTCTGAGATGGGTTGTCATGAGTTGCATTCTTTATGTGCCTTCTCAAATCTCCTTCAGTACAATATTTTTTCCCACACTTTGTACACTGaaatggtttctctccagtatgaTTACTAAGGTGCCGCTTGAACTGTATGAACATGCTGGCAGAGAATACTTTCCCACAGTATTCACATTGTCTCACCCTCGGACGTCGAATGAGGGCTTTTTCTGGAGATCCAGCGTTGCAACTTTGAATTGGTTTATTTTCTTCAGTATCAGAGACATCTAATTCCCCCTCCTCaaaaggtaattttattttatgtgtatctTGTAGATCAGTATGTGGCAACTGGAAAGGGTCTGTCATGtctaaactgtgtgtttttgaaATGGCAGGTAAAATTTTGGATTGAGGTTCAGCCTTTCTCTTTCTAGTATATGTTCGTAAGCAACGTCTGGATAGCTTCTCTTTTTTCAAAGTCTGAAACTTGAGAATATAACCTGTCTCTACTCAGGTTTCTGCGTGTGTTCACTTTGATGGTCAGGCAGTTGGTTTTTGAAGGTCTACCCTTTCCCACATAACATGTTTTTGAAACTTCTGTAAGACAACAGTCTGATATTTCTGTCCTTACATTTTCAACATCTGAACCCTTTACTGCACAATAATCTACTTTATTAGTTTCTGAATTAGGAAAACAAATTTCTAGTGGTTCTTGTTTAACTAGATCTTCatggattattttatttacatctgATGGCTCACTTAAAAATTGCAATTTCACCGATTCATAATCTACAGAACTTTTAGCAACCTTGGAATTCATGAGCTCATCGTATATTGGATCTAAGTCACAATCCAGCTGAAATTCCAGATTGGGATACCAAGCAGAATTGCATACAACTTGATTAACTTGTTCAGAATGTGTGACACTAACAGAAGTGTCCATGTTGCATTCTACTTGAGTGAACTTTCCAAAATTGTTTTTAGGTCTTTCATATGGCACATTATTTACACTAACCAAATTCCCAATGCCTGAATTGGAATGAACTTCTGGTTCCACATGAGAAATAAAATCTGTTGGATTACTGGGACTCTCCATTAAATCTTCTACATCATAAAAACTTGCAAGGTTTTCATTTGATTCTTGTTTAATTACTATAACAGGTTCAAAGTTTGCCATTACTTCAGGACCTAGAAGCCCCTTCATTTTCACCAGGTTCAGTGTTTTCTCCATGCTTTCAAGAGAAACTTATTTTTAACCCTCTTATAGTGTTTGTTTGgcttttcattttttgtattgcCGAATGTTGCCATcagtaattatataatttgtttctttaaaatgaaGAACACAATTTGTTGGACTTAAGTATTTTGATACGGTTGTACTGAGCACAAAGAAACATAACTCATGTTTTCATTTCAAGGGACTTGGCTTATGAACAGCTGACTCCTTGTGATACCTTAGACTTCACTGAAACAATACAAAATCATGGTAGTATATTAGAAGCTTATACATTCTAACTTTGtagttattttaagatatttaagacAAGCCTTGGGAACTGAAGCTGGTTATTTATATCACATATTTTGAATGTtctgttactgttattgtgttgTCAAAAAAAATTGAGAACTTGTTTTCACAAATTTGCATAACTGAGCAATATTTGACATGAACTTGAGGTATTCACTCTTCCAATTCTTTTCATGCAGAATCAGTTTTTAATTAAGGTTCACGGCTTCTGATTTGGCAATAAAGTTAAAGAACTTTTCTCTAATTTGCACTCCATTAAAACTGGAAATGGTACATGATAAACAGGTCTCCCATCAGGCAACTAAGAGCAGGCTCTCTTCAGAAATACACAGATCTACAAACAgtgaaatgtaacatttgttttactaaaataagacattaagttcaccttttattatacattgtattacaATTTAGTGATTTGTAAAAGGTTAGATTTCTTGATAAACAACATTTAAGTTCAAAGGAAATTGTTTTCCCAAAAGCTCATGATTTTACCAACTCCATGAGCCACGTTATGTTTTACTGATAACTATCTAACATGCTTTCATATCAAACGCGAGTTTTTCATGTTTCTTAAGCATaacatatacaaattatttataagcTTTGAAACTAGGTTAATTTGTAAAGACTTATAagatcttttatttcatttaacaggaattacagtctttcaaaatttgtaatgcACACTGAagatatttacacattttcattaaaaGGCGAGATAAAAATGACCTTTAAACTCCAGATAGTTATTAGAGcactttttatttaaaccaatattTTCCTTTGTGGCTTCATCAGGGCTAATACATACAACTTCGAGTTATTAGAATACATCATTCAGTTGTATATATTAACACTGACAAAGtcataaaggaaaaatattggtttaaataaagtgtttttatatttttttggagTTTAACAGTCTTTTTTCTCTAATCTTTTAATGGAAAAGGAGTTATATTCACTATGTAAATTATTTCTCACTCAGCTTTCTCATTCGAAAAGTAACCTATCACACACAAAATTTATACTGTAGTGTAaattacaagttaatttcttattcAAGTGCCTTAGTTGCTCTGATGAAAATATTTGTTCACTAGAAATGAATTAAGCtcaaataataacagtatttttaaaaactagAATGGTGATATAAAACCTTTTAACTAAATGGGGCTGCTCCTTCGCTTTCTAAATGAGCAGCCCTGATTACCACCCAGAATCTTCTGTGCCCATTCATCTTTTTAGCAAAAATATGAATGAATTAAAgcttaaataaacatgaaactcACCTGGAAAATGGAAGCTGTTGAAGTTTACAAAAAatctgttcttaaggctaagagaAACCGTGAAAAGTTCTAGGGTCTTGGTACAGTAGTAGACATGAAGAATGTTTATCTGTTAActgcagaaaacaaaacaaaaacagaggaTAAATGATAATACTTTAAGATAGTTTCAAGGCTaatgtgttaaaaaatatatctggTAAATGAAAAAGTCCCAAACCAAACAAGTTCTTTAAAAACGTGGAAGTTTCCTCGAATGTTACtcgtgtttaataaatatatgcttttcaaaaaacaaagagtAATTTCTCAAGAATAAAGCTCCtaatatgataaattttaaaatcttgaaaATGCTTAGCACAGAACTAGggaaaacttttgttatttttctcagaAGTTGCTGAGTAATGGAGAAATTTCTGGTGATTGGAAGGTCTCCATTTTCAAAAAGAAAGTGTAGAGAGAGGACATAAGTTTGTTTTAATGAGGTAGTTGATTTCATTTAAGGGAGTAACCACATATTTTGATTGATTTATAGATTTAACATGGTTTATTATCATATTAACCCATCCCTAAGTTTTATTCTTTGTAAATAAGAAAATACCTAGTCTTCAAATCCTGGATAAAATCCACTAAGTATGCTAAATGTTAAAGGCAGGTACAAATAACAGCACACTAAAAGATGATAGGTAAATGCCAAATCATGGGGAAAATGTGCCGGATGTACCAAAGAAACAATTCCAATCgagttaaaattaacattaagcTTTAATTTTTCTCCATAGGTTAAATGATAACAAATATAACTACTTTAGcaaatttcattgtatttcataaaagaGAAATCAAGTATTGCAAGTCTACAATAATCATAACTAATGCCAATTCCACgattaacagaataaaataatacaaagtatttCATGGAAAACTatgatattactaatttaaatcATACAAGAAACGAGAATTCAAACACTCTTAGGCTTATCTTATTACAAGCTATTGGTTTTAGTTTTACTAATTAAACTAAGTTTAAAGTAAggaatcatattttaaaaatatcgtattggtttttaaaatattattccgAAGTCTCTTACAAACCACCGTAAAACTGTAATGTGTAAGTCAgagtaatttgtaataaaatatattttaatcagtaaGAAACTCAAAACGAAACTATTCTTAACTGACGTGACTCTTAACTATCTTAGTATCTATTAGCGAAAAAAACGTTATGAGACTTTTCCTGCTGGAGAACTCCAAGGGTAATAACAATGTCAAATGATATTAACTTTACAATACGTAAGTTGTGCTAAATCTTAACCCTAAACTTAATGGAGGTTTAGAACGAAATGAAAGAAGGATGTGTGGATCGTTCTGCCATCTATAgatttgtgataattttatttttttatttataatttatttactttagtgcagtgattaataaaaagaaaactaccaattagaaaaaaaagaaacgtaGACGTAAAGACAGTATAAACCTTTTTGTCTCTCCAAAACatgtcttatattttatttattattatgttatctaGTTTAAATATTTCCACTCAAAATAGTATAATTTCTCCATTTGCcgtaaatatatattgatattgtagcgtgtgtgtttgtgtgtgttttcttttagcaaagcacaaaggctatctgctcagatccaccgaggggaatcgaacccctgattttagcgttgtaaatccggagacataccgctgtactaacggggggcaaTATTGTAGCTATTAGAtgtttgaattattatatttattttcttatgatatatccagtatttgtattttatatgtatagcAAATGTAAGAAGGCTTTCTGTCGCCGTCcttaattttcaaatacaaaccAGAGGGATGAAACCTAGTCAACAGCACCTTACTAATGTGAAACAATTCTGTACTtcgtatatatttttgttgttttccatAACTTATTGTTTGTGGAGTTACCATATTAATACTTAAGTATGAGATTCAGTCATTTGTTAAAAGATAGCATAAATAAATTCAATGAAGTTTTCTCTTCAGAAAAGCTTTTATgtattcagtttatatatatatatattccatagaGATTGTGTAGTATAATTCCGTACAGTTCAGGTGTACATTGTTTTTCTGTGGTGACGCGCGAATGGCCAGGAATCTATGTTACTATTCGCAAACCTTTAAAGTAAACTGTGAAtagttttctatatatatatatattttcctgttttattatctatattctCTCAAAGCTACGTAATGTGCTACTTGGAATATATTTTGTCATCAACATATGATTCTGAATATATTTTTAGGTGTACAGCCTTTACTAAGGTATCCAGATATGGGAATCAATTGGTCCTCTCTGTACCTTTGATAATACTTCaactatgatgtatttatttattttttcaaatttatataatatactttCAAAATAGCTCTTCATGGGACTACTTTTAACAACCCATTCCTTTCCACTTCTGTTAAACAATATCCTTCTTTGGAGGTTTTTTAAACCTTCTTTAATGTGGCATAAAATTTGTTCATGGCAATTTCGATACCATACCAGTATGCTGAGGTGTAATAACTACAGTAGGATTGGTTCATTTATGATATATTATTCAAATAGAATCAGTTTACAACAATGGTATATCATGGCAAGCAAAAATTAAAGATCCTGTGTTACCTTTATCTTTCAATTAACTAGAAACTTTCCTAACGGATTGACCAGTACACTTGAATGTCTTAAACACAGTTTGCATCAATGTTTTTGCAAAAAGCTCAGCTTCTGTTTCTGCAAACACTGCACCTCCTTCTGGTATCTCATTTACCGAACTCAGGTCCTTCAGTAACTGATTTAATGCAATGGATCCCTCATTAGGCACTGTGGGGAAGAGGAATTTTGATGGAATCGTATGGGAATTCCGCATGAAACTCATTTCACTTGTGTAAAAATCTCAATAAAATTTGACcgtttttaaaacataatgtCCTTGACTAGTGCTGTCTTTCCCTTTAGATTGTACAAACTGTCATCGTTTATCAGAATGTGAGATTTACAGACAGGCTTAGAAACGCTGGGGTTAATTTGAACAGTGTTCAAAATAGCCTCACGTTGACACATAAGCAGTGGGAAAATTCTCAGGTAATATATGGCAATTccttgtttgatttttattataaaattaataatggaCAAGGATACAGGTCCACAGTCAGTTATGTAACATGTAAAATACAGACAAAAcgtttacaattttatattaaccTGTGCACAGATAGAAATTTCCAACAATATCAACATCTTGAACAGGGGCGTAGCCAAGGAAGGGGTTTTGGAGGTTAACCCCCCCATGGACCTAAACTTtatagacaagttcagttgccacctgtgaagtttcataaagatccgtgattgcatggcagataatttcacacacaacaaatggtcaaatgcaaatttctgattgaacactcttttaatatagcaagttttgtcagaactggAGACaaacaatcgaatatctatgaaaggctcaaaagcctgttcgttcttgccaggacatctacaacagaGTTTGGTTCAagtttaatatcacggtgaatgtataatgaaccaggccattcaatcgattttcagtggtggtatttctcaaatacgttttgagtcttctgagagttgaaaacgaacgctccactgagctcgttgacacaggcagcgtgacaaatactttcaaca
Proteins encoded in this window:
- the LOC143254326 gene encoding uncharacterized protein LOC143254326 yields the protein MEKTLNLVKMKGLLGPEVMANFEPVIVIKQESNENLASFYDVEDLMESPSNPTDFISHVEPEVHSNSGIGNLVSVNNVPYERPKNNFGKFTQVECNMDTSVSVTHSEQVNQVVCNSAWYPNLEFQLDCDLDPIYDELMNSKVAKSSVDYESVKLQFLSEPSDVNKIIHEDLVKQEPLEICFPNSETNKVDYCAVKGSDVENVRTEISDCCLTEVSKTCYVGKGRPSKTNCLTIKVNTRRNLSRDRLYSQVSDFEKREAIQTLLTNIY